The proteins below come from a single Magallana gigas chromosome 10, xbMagGiga1.1, whole genome shotgun sequence genomic window:
- the LOC117682506 gene encoding N-lysine methyltransferase KMT5A-like isoform X2, translating into MAAYSRGKIAKQRISPKREAEFMCRSGLDCDALKVELINRRIGYGVFATQNIPKGSFLVEYVGERIVPKEAEEREKKRKIKHTSYMFYFKWNGLKCIDATNTERKGKYIKDEEVGSPLNNCVMRLLVTENYPRLCLFANRDIKAGEELRYDYGEANLPWRQKLLILKQRVKKKLMMIPTLHPLWKFHVKVKS; encoded by the exons ATGGCAGCTTATTCAAGGGGGAAAATTGCA AAACAACGAATAAGCCCTAAAAGAGAGGCAGAATTTATGTGTCGTTCTGGACTGGACTGTGATGCATTAAAAGTTGAATTGATCAACAGAAGAATTG gaTATGGGGTTTTTGCAACTCAAAATATTCCAAAAGGAAGCTTTTTGGTAGAATATGTTGGAGAGAGAATTGTGCCCAAGGAAGCAGAAGAAAGAGAAAAGAAGcgcaaaataaaacatactagTTATATGTTTTACTTTAAGTGGAATGGTCTGAAGTG CATTGATGCAACTAACACTGAAAGAAAGGGGAAGTATATAAAGGACGAGGAAGTCGGAAGTCCGTTGAATAACTGTGTTATGCGCCTTTTGGTTACCGAGAATTATCCAAGGCTCTGCCTCTTTGCAAATAGAGATATTAAAGCTGGAGAagagttaagatatgattaTGGGGAAGCCAACCTACCTTGGCGACAA AAACTATTGATACTGAAACAGAGAGTGAAAAAGAAGTTGATGATGATTCCAACACTGCATCCCCTATGGAAG
- the LOC117682506 gene encoding N-lysine methyltransferase KMT5A-like isoform X1, whose protein sequence is MAAYSRGKIAKQRISPKREAEFMCRSGLDCDALKVELINRRIGYGVFATQNIPKGSFLVEYVGERIVPKEAEEREKKRKIKHTSYMFYFKWNGLKCIDATNTERKGKYIKDEEVGSPLNNCVMRLLVTENYPRLCLFANRDIKAGEELRYDYGEANLPWRQIHLMIIHLMITHLMSTRTVRRTMKKLLILKQRVKKKLMMIPTLHPLWKFHVKVKS, encoded by the exons ATGGCAGCTTATTCAAGGGGGAAAATTGCA AAACAACGAATAAGCCCTAAAAGAGAGGCAGAATTTATGTGTCGTTCTGGACTGGACTGTGATGCATTAAAAGTTGAATTGATCAACAGAAGAATTG gaTATGGGGTTTTTGCAACTCAAAATATTCCAAAAGGAAGCTTTTTGGTAGAATATGTTGGAGAGAGAATTGTGCCCAAGGAAGCAGAAGAAAGAGAAAAGAAGcgcaaaataaaacatactagTTATATGTTTTACTTTAAGTGGAATGGTCTGAAGTG CATTGATGCAACTAACACTGAAAGAAAGGGGAAGTATATAAAGGACGAGGAAGTCGGAAGTCCGTTGAATAACTGTGTTATGCGCCTTTTGGTTACCGAGAATTATCCAAGGCTCTGCCTCTTTGCAAATAGAGATATTAAAGCTGGAGAagagttaagatatgattaTGGGGAAGCCAACCTACCTTGGCGACAA ATTCACCTGATGATAATCCATTTGATGATAACCCATTTGATGTCAACCAGGACAGTGAGGAGAACAATGAAG AAACTATTGATACTGAAACAGAGAGTGAAAAAGAAGTTGATGATGATTCCAACACTGCATCCCCTATGGAAG